In a single window of the Cygnus olor isolate bCygOlo1 chromosome 5, bCygOlo1.pri.v2, whole genome shotgun sequence genome:
- the CDKN3 gene encoding cyclin-dependent kinase inhibitor 3 isoform X1 — translation MPCRSHAGTMQAGPWDSSDEEAAEEERAPLAVSWLSLSPVYSSKLLGVCSLPGCKFKDVRRNLQKDIDELKNYGTQDIFVLCTRGELLKYRVPNLIDAYQQHGICVHHYPILDGDAPDVAECCKILEELRSCLESNQKTIIHCYGGLGRSCLIAACLLLQLSDALAPQQAIDSLRNLRGSGAIQTVKVTRPQQQYNYIHDFRENVAAHLARKDTVFRSVSR, via the exons ATGCCCTGCCGCAGCCACGCCGGCACCATGCAGGCTGGCCCTTGGGACTCCTCGGACGAAGAGGCCGCCGAGGAGGAGCGGGCGCCGCTGGCGGTGTCCTG GTTGTCTTTGTCTCCTGTCTACTCTTCTAAGCTCCTGGGAGTGTGTTCCCTTCCAG GTTGCAAGTTTAAGGATGTTAGAAGGAATCTTCAGAAAGATATCG ATGAACTAAAGAACTATGGGACACAGGATATATTTGTGCTTTGTACCAGAGGAGAACTCCTAAAATACCGAGTACCAAACCTTATAGACGCCTACCAACAGCATGGGATCTGTGTGCACCACTATCCTATTCTGGATGGGGACGCTCCTGACGTTGCCGAGTGCTGCAAAATTCTGGAAGAGCtcagaagctgcctggaaaGCAACCAGAAGACAATCATACA CTGTTATGGTGGCCTTGGACGCTCATGTCTCA TAGCTGCATGCCTCCTGCTTCAGCTTTCGGACGCACTGGCACCTCAGCAAGCCATAGACAGCCTCAGAAACTTAAGAGGATCTGGGGCAATACAGACAGTTAAGGTAACGAGGCCACAGCAG CAATACAATTATATCCATGACTTTCGAGAGAACGTAGCTGCACATTTGGCAAGAAAGGACACAGTCTTCAGATCAGTGTCGCGGTAA
- the CDKN3 gene encoding cyclin-dependent kinase inhibitor 3 isoform X2: MPCRSHAGTMQAGPWDSSDEEAAEEERAPLAVSWLSLSPVYSSKLLGVCSLPGCKFKDVRRNLQKDIDELKNYGTQDIFVLCTRGELLKYRVPNLIDAYQQHGICVHHYPILDGDAPDVAECCKILEELRSCLESNQKTIIHCYGGLGRSCLIAACLLLQLSDALAPQQAIDSLRNLRGSGAIQTVKQYNYIHDFRENVAAHLARKDTVFRSVSR; the protein is encoded by the exons ATGCCCTGCCGCAGCCACGCCGGCACCATGCAGGCTGGCCCTTGGGACTCCTCGGACGAAGAGGCCGCCGAGGAGGAGCGGGCGCCGCTGGCGGTGTCCTG GTTGTCTTTGTCTCCTGTCTACTCTTCTAAGCTCCTGGGAGTGTGTTCCCTTCCAG GTTGCAAGTTTAAGGATGTTAGAAGGAATCTTCAGAAAGATATCG ATGAACTAAAGAACTATGGGACACAGGATATATTTGTGCTTTGTACCAGAGGAGAACTCCTAAAATACCGAGTACCAAACCTTATAGACGCCTACCAACAGCATGGGATCTGTGTGCACCACTATCCTATTCTGGATGGGGACGCTCCTGACGTTGCCGAGTGCTGCAAAATTCTGGAAGAGCtcagaagctgcctggaaaGCAACCAGAAGACAATCATACA CTGTTATGGTGGCCTTGGACGCTCATGTCTCA TAGCTGCATGCCTCCTGCTTCAGCTTTCGGACGCACTGGCACCTCAGCAAGCCATAGACAGCCTCAGAAACTTAAGAGGATCTGGGGCAATACAGACAGTTAAG CAATACAATTATATCCATGACTTTCGAGAGAACGTAGCTGCACATTTGGCAAGAAAGGACACAGTCTTCAGATCAGTGTCGCGGTAA
- the CNIH1 gene encoding protein cornichon homolog 1 — protein sequence MAFTFAAFCYMLALLLTAALIFFAIWHIIAFDELKTDYKNPIDQCNTLNPLVLPEYLIHAFFCVMFLCAAEWLTLGLNMPLLAYHIWRYMSRPMMSGPGLYDPTTIMNADILAYCQKEGWCKLAFYLLSFFYYLYGMIYVLVSS from the exons ATGGCGTTCACGTTCGCGGCGTTCTGCTACATGCTGGCGCTGCTGCTCACCGCCGCCCTCATCTTCTTCGCCATCTGGCAC ATCATCGCGTTTGACGAGCTGAAGACGGACTACAAGAACCCCATCGACCAGTGCAACACGCTCAACCCC cttgTACTTCCAGAGTACCTCATCCATGCATTCTTCTGTGTTATGTTTCTCTGTGCAGCAGAGTGGCTTACACTGGGTCTCAATATGCCTTTGTTGGCTTATCATATTTGGAG GTACATGAGCAGACCCATGATGAGCGGCCCTGGTCTGTACGATCCTACGACCATCATGAATGCAGACATTTTAGCCTATTGCCAGAAAGAAGGATGGTGCAAATTAGCATTCTAccttctatcttttttttacTACTTATATGG catgATTTATGTTCTGGTGAGCTCTTAA
- the GMFB gene encoding glia maturation factor beta isoform X1, with amino-acid sequence MRCSESLVVCDVAEDLVEKLRKFRFRKETNNAAIIMKIDKDKQLVVLDEEHEGISPDELKDELPERQPRFIVYSYKYQHEDGRVSYPLCFIFSSPVGCKPEQQMMYAGSKNKLVQTAELTKERKFAQEGKLVHSQVQGPFHPTDQRLSSEPASYILMSVGT; translated from the exons ATGCGTTGT AGTGAATCTCTGGTGGTTTGTGATGTTGCTGAAGACCTGgtggagaaactgagaaaattcCGGTTTCGTAAAGAAACCAACAATGCTGCCATTATAA TGAAAATCGACAAGGATAAGCAGTTGGTGGTACTGGATGAGGAGCATGAG GGTATTTCTCCTGATGAGCTAAAGGATGAACTGCCTGAGAGACAACCTCg atttattgtgTATAGTTACAAGTATCAGCATGAAGACGGAAGAGTTTCCTACCCGCTGTGCTTTATCTTCTCCAGTCCAGTTG GATGTAAGCCTGAACAGCAGATGATGTATGCTGGGAGCAAGAATAAGCTTGTACAGACAGCTGAACTCACTAAG GAAAGGAAGTTTGCACAGGAAGGGAAGTTGGTGCACTCACAAGTCCAGGGACCTTTTCATCCTACTGATCAAAGACTGAGCAGTGAACCAGCATCCTACATCCTGATGTCTGTTGGCACATAA
- the GMFB gene encoding glia maturation factor beta isoform X4 yields MRCSESLVVCDVAEDLVEKLRKFRFRKETNNAAIIMKIDKDKQLVVLDEEHEGISPDELKDELPERQPRFIVYSYKYQHEDGRVSYPLCFIFSSPVGCKPEQQMMYAGSKNKLVQTAELTKACE; encoded by the exons ATGCGTTGT AGTGAATCTCTGGTGGTTTGTGATGTTGCTGAAGACCTGgtggagaaactgagaaaattcCGGTTTCGTAAAGAAACCAACAATGCTGCCATTATAA TGAAAATCGACAAGGATAAGCAGTTGGTGGTACTGGATGAGGAGCATGAG GGTATTTCTCCTGATGAGCTAAAGGATGAACTGCCTGAGAGACAACCTCg atttattgtgTATAGTTACAAGTATCAGCATGAAGACGGAAGAGTTTCCTACCCGCTGTGCTTTATCTTCTCCAGTCCAGTTG GATGTAAGCCTGAACAGCAGATGATGTATGCTGGGAGCAAGAATAAGCTTGTACAGACAGCTGAACTCACTAAG GCGTGTGAATAG
- the GMFB gene encoding glia maturation factor beta isoform X2 yields the protein MRCSESLVVCDVAEDLVEKLRKFRFRKETNNAAIIMKIDKDKQLVVLDEEHEGISPDELKDELPERQPRFIVYSYKYQHEDGRVSYPLCFIFSSPVGCKPEQQMMYAGSKNKLVQTAELTKVFEIRNTEDLTEEWLREKLGFFH from the exons ATGCGTTGT AGTGAATCTCTGGTGGTTTGTGATGTTGCTGAAGACCTGgtggagaaactgagaaaattcCGGTTTCGTAAAGAAACCAACAATGCTGCCATTATAA TGAAAATCGACAAGGATAAGCAGTTGGTGGTACTGGATGAGGAGCATGAG GGTATTTCTCCTGATGAGCTAAAGGATGAACTGCCTGAGAGACAACCTCg atttattgtgTATAGTTACAAGTATCAGCATGAAGACGGAAGAGTTTCCTACCCGCTGTGCTTTATCTTCTCCAGTCCAGTTG GATGTAAGCCTGAACAGCAGATGATGTATGCTGGGAGCAAGAATAAGCTTGTACAGACAGCTGAACTCACTAAG GtatttgaaataagaaatacagaagaccTAACTGAAGAATGGCTGCGTGAGAAACTTGGCTTCTTCCATTAA
- the GMFB gene encoding glia maturation factor beta isoform X3, giving the protein MRCSESLVVCDVAEDLVEKLRKFRFRKETNNAAIIMKIDKDKQLVVLDEEHEGISPDELKDELPERQPRFIVYSYKYQHEDGRVSYPLCFIFSSPVGCKPEQQMMYAGSKNKLVQTAELTKENILEGLWILLAGLF; this is encoded by the exons ATGCGTTGT AGTGAATCTCTGGTGGTTTGTGATGTTGCTGAAGACCTGgtggagaaactgagaaaattcCGGTTTCGTAAAGAAACCAACAATGCTGCCATTATAA TGAAAATCGACAAGGATAAGCAGTTGGTGGTACTGGATGAGGAGCATGAG GGTATTTCTCCTGATGAGCTAAAGGATGAACTGCCTGAGAGACAACCTCg atttattgtgTATAGTTACAAGTATCAGCATGAAGACGGAAGAGTTTCCTACCCGCTGTGCTTTATCTTCTCCAGTCCAGTTG GATGTAAGCCTGAACAGCAGATGATGTATGCTGGGAGCAAGAATAAGCTTGTACAGACAGCTGAACTCACTAAG GAGAACATTCTTGAAGGCCTGTGGATTTTACTCGCTGGACTCTTCTGA
- the GMFB gene encoding glia maturation factor beta isoform X5 — protein sequence MRCSESLVVCDVAEDLVEKLRKFRFRKETNNAAIIMKIDKDKQLVVLDEEHEGISPDELKDELPERQPRFIVYSYKYQHEDGRVSYPLCFIFSSPVGCKPEQQMMYAGSKNKLVQTAELTKT from the exons ATGCGTTGT AGTGAATCTCTGGTGGTTTGTGATGTTGCTGAAGACCTGgtggagaaactgagaaaattcCGGTTTCGTAAAGAAACCAACAATGCTGCCATTATAA TGAAAATCGACAAGGATAAGCAGTTGGTGGTACTGGATGAGGAGCATGAG GGTATTTCTCCTGATGAGCTAAAGGATGAACTGCCTGAGAGACAACCTCg atttattgtgTATAGTTACAAGTATCAGCATGAAGACGGAAGAGTTTCCTACCCGCTGTGCTTTATCTTCTCCAGTCCAGTTG GATGTAAGCCTGAACAGCAGATGATGTATGCTGGGAGCAAGAATAAGCTTGTACAGACAGCTGAACTCACTAAG ACCTGA